Proteins encoded together in one Chitinophaga varians window:
- a CDS encoding DUF4197 domain-containing protein: MLKKTLLVLLGVGCMHASQAQLLNKLKKLGKANSTTNTTTTTSSNGGSITESEAGSAIKEALAKGVANGIANLNKTDGFFGNDLYKLLLPPDAVKIGNTLRAIGLGPQVDQAILQINRSAEKAVGYAAPIFVNAIKQMTLTDALNLVKGGNNSATEFFKSKTTDQLKAAFNPVVKKSLDSTSATRYYSDIVNTYNKLPTTFNKANPNLQDYVTTMAVNALFDQIGKEEAAIRANPAARTTDLLKKVFGNIL, translated from the coding sequence ATGCTGAAAAAAACACTGTTGGTACTCCTGGGCGTTGGCTGCATGCACGCCAGCCAGGCACAACTACTGAACAAACTGAAAAAGCTCGGAAAAGCCAACTCCACTACTAACACTACCACCACTACTTCCAGCAATGGCGGCAGTATAACTGAATCAGAAGCCGGTTCTGCTATCAAGGAAGCACTGGCAAAAGGGGTTGCTAATGGCATTGCCAATCTCAATAAAACAGACGGTTTTTTTGGTAATGATCTTTATAAACTGTTATTGCCCCCTGATGCGGTAAAAATCGGTAACACGCTACGTGCTATCGGTCTTGGCCCGCAGGTGGACCAGGCTATCCTGCAAATCAACCGTTCTGCTGAAAAAGCAGTAGGATATGCCGCTCCCATCTTTGTGAACGCGATCAAACAAATGACGCTCACCGATGCGCTCAATCTTGTAAAAGGCGGTAACAATTCTGCCACAGAATTTTTCAAAAGCAAAACTACAGATCAGCTGAAAGCAGCCTTTAATCCTGTAGTTAAAAAATCACTCGACAGTACCAGCGCTACACGCTATTACTCAGACATCGTGAACACCTATAACAAACTGCCGACAACGTTCAACAAAGCGAACCCTAACCTGCAGGACTATGTGACCACCATGGCTGTTAATGCGCTGTTTGACCAGATCGGCAAAGAGGAAGCGGCT
- a CDS encoding universal stress protein produces MKTILVPTDFSDTAYNAATYALAMAAQLKVDRIVLYHAYELIVPIPDVPTSIPMVNPDDLRIASQEGLDKMQKELLPLAANGVSIVTRADNTLLAATIDDVVKQEEATLIVMGITGGSKVEEILVGSNTVDVVKHTTCPVLIVPGKATFKGITKIVFACDLRQVADTTPIAPLKKLLAAFHAELHVINIDHESRHFSTDTPFETLMLDTLLEGHQPEYHFIDNPDVVQGITEFAENIQADLILTIPKKHGLFERIFKRSNTAKLAYQTHIPLLTIHE; encoded by the coding sequence ATGAAAACTATACTTGTACCCACTGATTTTTCTGATACCGCCTATAATGCAGCTACTTATGCGTTGGCAATGGCCGCGCAACTGAAGGTAGACCGTATCGTGCTTTATCATGCCTATGAGTTGATTGTCCCGATTCCTGACGTACCTACGTCTATTCCCATGGTCAATCCCGATGACCTGCGGATCGCCTCACAGGAAGGATTGGACAAGATGCAGAAAGAGCTTTTGCCCCTTGCGGCAAATGGCGTTAGCATCGTGACCCGGGCGGACAACACCCTGCTGGCAGCCACTATCGATGATGTGGTAAAACAGGAAGAAGCCACGCTGATCGTGATGGGTATCACCGGCGGCAGCAAAGTGGAGGAAATACTGGTAGGATCTAATACCGTCGACGTGGTGAAACATACCACCTGTCCGGTGTTAATTGTTCCTGGGAAAGCAACCTTCAAAGGCATCACGAAAATTGTATTCGCCTGCGATCTGCGCCAGGTGGCCGACACCACCCCGATTGCACCGTTGAAGAAGCTGCTTGCCGCATTTCATGCAGAACTGCATGTGATCAATATCGATCATGAAAGCAGGCACTTTTCCACCGACACGCCTTTTGAAACGCTGATGCTCGATACCCTGCTGGAAGGCCATCAGCCGGAGTATCATTTCATAGACAACCCGGACGTGGTACAGGGAATTACAGAATTTGCGGAAAACATACAGGCGGACCTCATTCTGACCATTCCTAAAAAACATGGCTTGTTCGAACGGATCTTCAAACGTAGTAATACGGCTAAACTGGCCTACCAGACACATATTCCGCTATTAACGATACACGAATAA
- the lysS gene encoding lysine--tRNA ligase, with protein sequence MTQLSEQEIIRREKLQELQKLGIDPYPAAEYPVNDTSVNIKNNYSEATKEQFQDVCLAGRIMFIRDMGKAAFVELQDKAGRIQLYVRRDDICPGEDKTAYDVVFKKLMDIGDIIGVKGYAFVTKTGATSVHAREVTMLSKALRPLPIVKSVEGQVFDEVTDPEFKYRQRYVDLVINPEVKDVFVKRTKILQTIRDFYNNLGYLEVETPILQPIPGGATARPFVTHHNALDIPLYLRIANELYLKRLIVGGFEGVYEFAKDFRNEGMDRTHNPEFTVMEMYAAYKDYEWMMRTTETLLEKVALALHGTTVVPVGDKTIDFKAPFRRVPMYEAIKEHTGFDISGMDEAQLRDVCKQLDIHVDAKFGKAKLIDEIFGEKCEGHYVQPTFITDYPVEMSPLTKKHRSKEGLVERFELIANGKEIANAYSELNDPIDQRERFEDQVKLMERGDDEAMYIDYDFLRALEYGMPPTSGIGIGIDRLTMLMTNQPSIQDVLFFPQMKLEK encoded by the coding sequence ATGACACAATTATCTGAGCAAGAGATTATACGCCGGGAAAAATTACAGGAGCTGCAAAAACTAGGGATCGACCCCTACCCTGCAGCGGAATACCCGGTTAATGATACTTCCGTTAACATAAAAAATAACTATTCGGAAGCTACTAAGGAGCAATTCCAGGACGTATGCCTGGCAGGCCGTATTATGTTTATCCGTGATATGGGTAAGGCAGCTTTCGTGGAACTCCAGGACAAGGCCGGCCGTATCCAGCTGTACGTACGCCGCGACGATATCTGTCCTGGTGAAGACAAGACTGCTTACGACGTTGTTTTCAAGAAACTGATGGACATCGGTGACATCATCGGTGTAAAAGGATATGCTTTCGTGACCAAAACCGGCGCCACCTCCGTTCACGCGAGGGAAGTGACCATGCTGTCCAAAGCCCTGCGCCCGCTCCCGATCGTAAAATCCGTGGAAGGACAGGTTTTTGACGAGGTAACCGATCCGGAATTTAAGTACCGTCAACGGTATGTGGACCTGGTCATCAACCCGGAAGTGAAAGATGTGTTTGTAAAACGCACCAAAATCCTCCAGACCATCCGCGATTTTTATAATAACCTGGGCTACCTGGAAGTGGAAACACCTATCCTGCAGCCTATTCCCGGCGGCGCTACCGCCCGTCCGTTCGTTACGCACCACAACGCGCTGGATATTCCTTTATATCTCCGCATCGCGAATGAATTATACCTGAAACGCCTCATCGTAGGTGGTTTTGAAGGTGTGTACGAATTTGCGAAAGACTTCCGTAATGAAGGTATGGACCGTACCCACAACCCGGAGTTTACCGTAATGGAAATGTACGCCGCCTATAAGGACTATGAGTGGATGATGCGTACCACCGAAACCCTGCTCGAAAAAGTAGCGTTGGCCCTTCATGGCACCACAGTAGTGCCGGTAGGTGATAAAACCATCGACTTTAAAGCGCCTTTCCGCCGCGTGCCGATGTACGAAGCCATTAAGGAACATACCGGTTTCGATATCTCCGGCATGGACGAAGCGCAACTGCGCGATGTCTGCAAACAACTGGACATCCACGTAGACGCCAAATTCGGTAAAGCCAAACTGATCGATGAGATCTTTGGTGAAAAATGCGAAGGCCATTATGTACAGCCGACCTTTATCACCGACTACCCGGTGGAAATGAGCCCGCTGACTAAAAAACACCGCAGCAAGGAAGGACTGGTAGAACGTTTTGAGCTGATTGCCAATGGCAAGGAAATCGCTAATGCTTACAGTGAGCTGAACGATCCGATCGACCAGCGCGAACGTTTCGAAGACCAGGTGAAACTGATGGAACGCGGCGATGACGAAGCCATGTATATCGACTACGATTTCCTCCGAGCCCTGGAATATGGCATGCCGCCTACTTCCGGTATCGGTATCGGTATCGACCGTCTGACCATGCTGATGACCAACCAGCCTTCCATCCAGGACGTGCTGTTCTTCCCGCAAATGAAGCTGGAAAAATAG
- a CDS encoding S9 family peptidase produces the protein MRSISWFTPACLGSAALLLAAMPRLQAQEKQDVTFEQAFRGQATDIIQPLPVIKGWADAEHYLEMRRDAASGRTQAMKVDARTGKAEIYTAPVDGPSVEVRDRDIYYKGVDGNSIRLTNDTLEEKNPTLSPDGRYVAFTRNNDLYSLEITSKKETRYTHDGTDVIYNGWSSWVYYEEILGRPTHYRAFWWSPDSKQIAYMHFDDTKVPVFPIYSERGQHGYLENTRYPKAGDPNPAVKVGVVPVEGGNTIWADFNEKDDQYFGMPFWTADSKQLWMQWMPRSQDNLKIYSIDPKTGAKKTIYSESQKTWVDWFDAVPFLQNNQGFLLQSDKTGWSHLYLHNMDGSLKKQLTSGNWTVKDVVATDEKNQIIYFTARKEASTRFDLYKVSMKTGAITRLTFGNYNHIINIAPGGKYFITTYSNLQTPDRMALLDNNGKVVRELGNSKGSKFDQYNLYKPELTTYKTRDGLVLPMTITMPVHLQPGKKYPILISIYGGPNAGTVYDTWKFSPGSQWWSQEGVIQVAIDNRSSGQLGKTGMNYIHRQLGKYEIEDYMDAAMWLRSQPWADPSKICMTGGSFGGYMTDMALTYGADVFTHGMANFAVTDWQLYDSHYTERYMDTPAENPEGYKITSVMTYANRYKGLLRMAHGTMDDNVHMQNVIQLVDKLQSLNKHFEFMLYPGERHGWRGPNALHASTETARFIYTHLLDKPFPSAFNAK, from the coding sequence ATGAGAAGCATATCATGGTTTACACCCGCCTGCCTGGGCAGTGCCGCCCTGTTGCTTGCCGCTATGCCACGTTTACAGGCGCAGGAAAAGCAGGATGTTACCTTTGAACAGGCCTTCAGAGGCCAGGCCACGGATATTATACAACCCTTACCGGTCATCAAAGGCTGGGCAGATGCGGAGCACTACCTGGAAATGCGCCGCGACGCTGCTTCCGGCCGTACGCAGGCCATGAAAGTGGACGCCCGCACCGGAAAAGCAGAAATATATACCGCTCCGGTAGACGGCCCCAGCGTGGAAGTACGCGACAGGGACATCTACTACAAGGGCGTTGACGGCAATAGCATCCGCCTGACAAATGACACCCTGGAAGAGAAAAATCCCACGCTCTCACCAGACGGGCGCTATGTGGCCTTTACCCGCAACAATGACCTGTACAGCCTGGAAATAACTTCTAAAAAGGAAACACGCTATACCCACGACGGCACTGATGTGATCTACAATGGATGGTCTTCCTGGGTGTATTATGAAGAAATTCTCGGTCGCCCTACCCATTACCGCGCTTTCTGGTGGAGCCCCGACAGTAAACAGATCGCCTATATGCACTTTGATGATACCAAAGTGCCCGTATTCCCGATCTACAGTGAAAGAGGACAGCATGGATATCTCGAAAACACCCGCTATCCCAAAGCCGGCGACCCCAACCCGGCAGTAAAAGTAGGCGTGGTGCCGGTAGAAGGCGGTAATACCATATGGGCCGACTTCAACGAAAAAGACGACCAGTACTTCGGCATGCCTTTCTGGACGGCCGACAGCAAACAACTTTGGATGCAGTGGATGCCCCGCAGCCAGGACAACCTGAAAATATACAGCATAGATCCAAAAACCGGCGCCAAGAAAACAATCTACAGCGAAAGCCAGAAAACATGGGTGGACTGGTTCGATGCTGTTCCCTTCCTGCAAAACAACCAGGGCTTTCTGTTGCAAAGCGATAAAACAGGCTGGTCCCACCTGTACCTCCATAACATGGATGGCTCCCTGAAAAAACAGCTGACCAGCGGTAACTGGACCGTAAAAGACGTGGTTGCTACAGATGAAAAAAACCAGATCATCTACTTTACCGCCCGCAAGGAAGCATCCACCCGTTTCGACCTGTATAAGGTAAGCATGAAAACCGGCGCCATTACGCGGTTGACTTTCGGCAATTACAACCACATCATCAACATCGCGCCTGGTGGCAAATACTTCATTACCACCTATTCCAACCTGCAAACACCCGACAGGATGGCGCTGCTGGACAATAACGGGAAAGTTGTCCGGGAACTGGGCAACAGCAAAGGCAGCAAGTTTGACCAGTACAACCTGTACAAGCCTGAACTGACTACCTACAAAACCCGCGACGGACTGGTGTTACCGATGACCATTACTATGCCGGTACACCTGCAGCCCGGGAAAAAATATCCTATCCTGATCAGCATCTATGGCGGCCCTAACGCCGGCACCGTATACGATACCTGGAAATTCAGCCCCGGCTCCCAGTGGTGGTCACAGGAAGGCGTTATCCAGGTGGCCATCGACAACCGCAGCAGCGGTCAGTTAGGCAAAACCGGCATGAACTACATCCACCGTCAGCTGGGCAAGTATGAAATTGAAGACTATATGGACGCCGCTATGTGGCTGCGTTCCCAGCCCTGGGCCGATCCATCCAAAATATGCATGACCGGTGGCAGTTTCGGTGGTTATATGACCGATATGGCCCTTACCTATGGCGCTGATGTATTCACCCATGGTATGGCCAATTTTGCGGTAACGGACTGGCAGCTGTATGACAGCCACTACACCGAGCGTTATATGGACACTCCCGCAGAAAATCCGGAAGGTTATAAAATTACTTCCGTGATGACCTACGCCAACCGCTATAAAGGCCTGCTCCGCATGGCACATGGCACTATGGACGACAATGTGCATATGCAAAATGTTATTCAGCTGGTAGACAAGCTGCAAAGCCTGAACAAACACTTTGAATTTATGCTGTATCCCGGCGAGCGCCACGGATGGAGAGGTCCTAACGCCCTGCATGCTTCCACCGAAACGGCAAGGTTCATTTACACCCATCTGCTGGACAAGCCGTTCCCGTCTGCCTTTAATGCGAAATAG
- a CDS encoding tRNA-binding protein, with the protein MELINWQDFEKIEMRTGTIVEANDFPKARNPAYQLLIDFGPEIGTKRSSAQITRLYQKEELIGKQIIAVVNFPPKQIANFISECLVLGVLGDDKEVTLLQPGKSVRNGQRIA; encoded by the coding sequence ATGGAATTGATCAACTGGCAGGACTTTGAGAAAATAGAAATGAGAACAGGAACAATAGTAGAAGCAAACGACTTTCCCAAGGCCCGTAACCCGGCTTATCAGTTGTTGATAGATTTCGGCCCGGAAATCGGCACGAAAAGATCTTCTGCACAGATTACCCGGCTTTACCAGAAAGAAGAGCTGATAGGCAAACAAATCATTGCTGTAGTAAATTTTCCTCCTAAACAGATCGCGAACTTTATCTCTGAGTGCCTCGTGTTGGGAGTATTGGGCGATGACAAGGAAGTTACCCTCCTGCAGCCCGGTAAGTCCGTCCGGAACGGCCAGCGAATAGCCTGA
- the lptC gene encoding LPS export ABC transporter periplasmic protein LptC, with amino-acid sequence MIGKRLIYLCIALTAVACENDIQAVMEFDSKKAAVENGTDIEAIFSQNGKVNAKLMAPAMERSLDKPSYVKFKQGLKVLMFNDTLGVESTLTADTGRYMEDEGAIFLSKNVVVVNKKGDRLNTDELNWDPKKKVFYSTKEVFIKTPTDSLHGWGLIANEDFTDRKIINVSGPITVQDSLSMQ; translated from the coding sequence ATGATCGGGAAAAGACTCATATATCTGTGTATCGCGCTGACAGCGGTTGCCTGCGAAAATGATATCCAGGCGGTGATGGAATTTGATTCCAAGAAAGCGGCTGTTGAAAACGGTACAGATATCGAGGCTATTTTCAGCCAGAACGGCAAGGTAAATGCAAAGCTGATGGCCCCTGCCATGGAAAGAAGCCTGGATAAGCCATCCTACGTGAAATTCAAGCAGGGCCTGAAAGTGCTCATGTTTAATGACACCCTCGGTGTGGAAAGCACCCTCACCGCCGATACCGGTCGTTATATGGAAGACGAAGGAGCTATATTCCTGTCCAAAAATGTAGTGGTCGTGAATAAAAAAGGGGATCGCCTTAATACCGATGAGCTGAACTGGGACCCCAAGAAAAAAGTTTTTTACTCCACCAAGGAAGTCTTTATTAAGACGCCCACCGATTCTCTGCACGGCTGGGGACTGATTGCCAACGAAGATTTTACCGACAGAAAGATTATCAACGTTAGCGGACCTATCACAGTACAGGACAGCCTGTCAATGCAATAG
- a CDS encoding LON peptidase substrate-binding domain-containing protein yields the protein MTNFISIFPLGIVVYPGEQLNLHVFEPRYKQLARECVAENKPFGIPAVIDRRIMEYGTLVTIEKVQKLYDNGEMDLITRGTSVFRTLEHIGDIPHKLYAGAIVNYPENHVNSSSRLLKEVLHGIRELHAILQIHKTFPREDVSLTSYDLAHHAGLSLTEEYELLHLFYEVQRLEYLKRHLHKVIPMMAEMERLKERVKLNGHFRNLSAGDL from the coding sequence ATGACAAATTTTATTTCCATATTTCCCCTTGGCATTGTGGTATATCCGGGAGAACAGCTGAACCTTCACGTGTTTGAGCCCCGGTATAAACAGCTGGCGCGGGAATGCGTGGCGGAAAACAAACCCTTTGGTATTCCCGCGGTCATCGACAGAAGAATAATGGAATATGGAACACTGGTCACTATCGAAAAAGTGCAGAAATTGTATGATAACGGTGAAATGGACCTGATTACCCGTGGTACCAGCGTATTCAGAACGCTTGAACATATAGGCGACATTCCTCATAAATTGTATGCCGGCGCGATTGTCAATTATCCCGAAAACCATGTCAACAGTAGCTCCCGCCTGTTGAAAGAGGTGCTGCACGGTATCCGGGAGCTGCATGCCATCCTTCAGATACATAAAACCTTTCCCAGGGAGGACGTCAGCCTTACTTCCTATGATCTGGCCCATCACGCAGGCCTGTCGTTGACAGAGGAGTATGAGCTGTTGCATCTTTTTTATGAGGTACAACGACTGGAATACCTGAAACGGCATCTTCACAAGGTTATTCCCATGATGGCGGAAATGGAGCGCCTGAAAGAACGGGTAAAGCTCAATGGTCATTTCAGGAATCTGTCTGCCGGGGACCTGTAA
- the meaB gene encoding methylmalonyl Co-A mutase-associated GTPase MeaB, producing MYQQYMDGLLRGEIKALARCISLVENEATGYEMLLEQLPDNSHTKVVGVTGPPGAGKSTLVNALISHLLASGKRVAIIAVDPSSPFNFGALLGDRIRMAQHFGDPNVFIRSMASRGALGGLSPKIIEVSDLIKAAGFDYLFIETVGVGQSEVEIAGIADTTIVVVVPEAGDEIQTMKAGLMEIADIFVVNKADRDNADSFVKNLRLLAHSKQQEHWEIPVLKSIATQQEGINEITTAIVRHHEAVQHQHQRHSLLLAEKAYQLIQYRRMHDISKKTLQAEIQAQIAQQSFNLYRYVSEKAGR from the coding sequence ATGTACCAGCAATATATGGATGGACTTTTGCGTGGAGAGATAAAAGCGCTGGCCCGTTGTATTTCTCTGGTGGAAAATGAAGCGACCGGTTATGAAATGCTGCTGGAACAACTGCCGGACAACAGTCACACTAAAGTGGTGGGCGTTACCGGTCCTCCCGGCGCCGGTAAAAGTACCCTGGTCAACGCACTCATCAGCCACCTGCTGGCATCAGGAAAAAGAGTAGCCATCATTGCAGTAGACCCTTCTTCCCCTTTTAATTTCGGCGCCTTGCTGGGCGACAGGATCCGGATGGCGCAACATTTCGGAGACCCTAATGTATTTATCCGTTCCATGGCCAGCCGTGGCGCGCTGGGCGGCCTTAGCCCGAAAATCATTGAAGTCAGCGATCTGATAAAAGCTGCCGGCTTCGATTACCTCTTCATAGAAACCGTGGGCGTAGGCCAGAGCGAAGTGGAAATTGCCGGCATCGCCGACACTACCATTGTGGTAGTAGTGCCCGAAGCAGGAGATGAAATCCAGACCATGAAAGCAGGCCTGATGGAGATCGCAGACATTTTTGTGGTCAACAAGGCAGACCGTGATAATGCAGACAGCTTCGTAAAAAATCTGCGTTTGCTGGCCCATAGCAAACAACAGGAACATTGGGAGATCCCTGTCCTCAAATCCATCGCCACCCAACAGGAAGGGATAAACGAAATTACCACAGCTATTGTCCGGCATCATGAGGCCGTGCAACACCAGCACCAGCGGCATTCCCTGCTGCTGGCGGAAAAGGCCTACCAGCTTATACAGTACCGCCGCATGCACGATATCAGCAAAAAGACACTACAAGCAGAAATACAGGCACAGATAGCACAACAGTCATTTAACCTGTACCGCTACGTATCAGAAAAGGCGGGTCGCTAA
- a CDS encoding DMT family transporter — MAWLFLLIGGLFEVGFTVSLKYSENFSKLWPSVSFFICITLSFFFLNKAINNGLPIGTSYAVWTGIGAAGTAIAGMIFFKEPAAMWRIFFLVMLIGSIAGLKAVSGGE, encoded by the coding sequence ATGGCTTGGTTATTCCTGCTTATAGGCGGACTATTTGAAGTTGGCTTTACTGTTTCACTGAAGTATTCTGAGAATTTTTCAAAGCTATGGCCTTCAGTGTCCTTTTTTATCTGTATTACGCTGAGTTTCTTTTTCCTGAACAAAGCGATCAACAACGGCTTGCCCATTGGGACTTCCTACGCTGTATGGACAGGCATCGGCGCGGCAGGTACCGCTATTGCAGGTATGATCTTTTTTAAAGAGCCGGCGGCTATGTGGCGTATATTTTTTCTGGTGATGCTGATTGGTTCTATTGCAGGACTGAAAGCCGTTTCCGGAGGCGAATAA
- a CDS encoding chloride channel protein, whose translation MKSILTRLYRNGLGIHSVLSEDKENFKIIPGEGYLRRVFYLTALGAGAGILTVGVGIGLLWLIRLITSLAFFGELTTEARLLAESEMGIWLLFIPVAGACLSLLLLRKRMPALKLPALAVNIGTGAPLGVEGPVMLIAGAAAIQGQRLLRISRPEAHLLLVAGAAAAVAWYFGAPVSALLLALELWLVSRSLFTLLPVLAAIIVGGLAHYCFRDMQPFFTVDCPLPLLNGPGLLMYMVLGLIIGLMSAGIVRASRGLARLAERLRRHNPWWLLLTAVPIGVLGYLAPESLGNGEAYGSDLLRAHVTLQLLFVAGIVKLIAWLFFTSGNNTGTTITPLLIMGGAIGMLLAVVALGICPGVATSPVLAAIIGMAALFAGVTRAWLTAIVLMLELTHYLPAALPVTGAVIIAVLVSWPLIKTRRTA comes from the coding sequence ATGAAAAGTATTCTGACACGCTTATATAGAAACGGTCTTGGTATCCACTCCGTACTATCCGAAGACAAAGAAAATTTTAAAATAATTCCCGGAGAGGGGTATTTACGACGTGTTTTTTACCTCACGGCGCTGGGCGCTGGAGCGGGAATACTCACTGTGGGCGTGGGAATAGGGCTGTTATGGCTCATCCGGCTTATAACCAGTCTGGCCTTTTTCGGGGAACTAACAACGGAAGCACGCCTGCTGGCAGAAAGCGAGATGGGCATCTGGTTACTGTTCATCCCGGTAGCTGGCGCCTGTTTGTCGTTGCTGTTGCTCAGGAAGCGCATGCCGGCACTAAAACTGCCTGCGCTGGCCGTTAATATCGGCACCGGCGCGCCGTTGGGCGTAGAAGGACCTGTGATGCTGATTGCCGGCGCCGCCGCCATCCAGGGGCAGCGGTTGCTGCGGATCTCCCGCCCCGAAGCGCATCTCCTGCTGGTGGCAGGAGCGGCTGCGGCAGTAGCCTGGTATTTCGGTGCTCCGGTATCAGCCCTGCTACTGGCGCTGGAGCTGTGGCTCGTCAGCAGGTCACTGTTTACCCTGCTGCCGGTACTGGCGGCTATTATAGTGGGAGGTCTCGCCCACTATTGCTTCCGGGACATGCAACCGTTTTTTACGGTGGATTGTCCCCTGCCGCTCCTGAACGGTCCCGGTTTACTGATGTATATGGTATTGGGATTGATCATCGGATTGATGTCCGCAGGCATTGTCCGGGCTTCCCGCGGCCTTGCCCGGCTGGCAGAACGGCTCAGACGGCACAATCCCTGGTGGCTGCTGCTGACAGCTGTTCCCATAGGCGTATTGGGCTACCTGGCGCCGGAAAGCCTGGGTAACGGGGAAGCCTATGGCAGCGATCTGCTGCGGGCACATGTTACGCTGCAATTGTTATTTGTGGCGGGTATTGTGAAACTGATAGCCTGGCTGTTTTTCACCAGTGGAAATAATACGGGGACCACTATCACGCCCCTGCTCATTATGGGAGGGGCCATAGGAATGTTATTGGCGGTAGTGGCACTGGGCATATGTCCCGGTGTGGCAACTAGCCCCGTACTGGCCGCAATAATAGGCATGGCGGCTTTGTTTGCCGGCGTTACAAGGGCCTGGCTGACGGCCATTGTGTTGATGCTCGAATTGACACATTATCTGCCGGCGGCGCTGCCGGTAACAGGAGCGGTCATCATCGCCGTACTGGTATCATGGCCGCTGATAAAAACAAGGCGCACCGCCTGA
- a CDS encoding protoglobin domain-containing protein, which yields MINAAERSSMIPEPQSTSVDAQVLIKIKRMMLFTHEDEQYLTMAGEILAPHAEEILNQWYEHIVSNNYLAHYFTSSGAPDLDYLNSLRPHFNAWITSLCRRRDSHRWWEFEERIARQLQLRNVPLDDLHALSPVYLRYMTTFVFPVSEAGRYFINHAGYSGPEAAAMHQAWFKAVSLSALLWIYPGGQPAPF from the coding sequence ATGATTAACGCAGCTGAGCGGTCATCAATGATTCCCGAGCCCCAAAGCACTTCTGTTGATGCACAGGTATTGATCAAGATCAAACGCATGATGCTATTCACACATGAAGACGAACAATATCTGACGATGGCAGGGGAGATACTGGCGCCTCATGCGGAAGAAATATTGAACCAGTGGTATGAGCATATTGTCAGCAATAATTATCTCGCTCACTACTTCACCAGCAGCGGGGCGCCGGACCTGGATTATCTGAACAGTCTCCGGCCTCATTTCAATGCCTGGATCACCAGTTTGTGCCGGCGTCGTGACAGTCACCGATGGTGGGAATTTGAAGAGCGTATTGCCCGGCAGTTGCAGTTGAGGAATGTTCCGCTTGACGATTTACATGCCCTGTCACCGGTATATCTGCGGTACATGACAACTTTCGTATTTCCGGTCAGTGAAGCCGGCCGTTATTTTATCAATCATGCAGGATACAGTGGGCCCGAAGCCGCCGCTATGCACCAGGCCTGGTTTAAGGCCGTGAGCCTGAGTGCTTTATTATGGATTTATCCTGGCGGGCAGCCGGCCCCTTTTTGA
- a CDS encoding DUF2024 family protein: MEVAVYKACAKKRTGGVLLFDIIVPPDTAFAAVLAYGSAFLQGRLQENLPVSSRDCRFSYTTETVPRWELQISEQGYYIHESQGCH, from the coding sequence ATGGAAGTGGCCGTATACAAGGCTTGCGCAAAAAAGAGGACAGGAGGCGTTCTTCTCTTTGACATTATCGTACCTCCCGATACGGCATTTGCCGCTGTATTGGCCTATGGGAGCGCTTTTCTACAGGGCCGCCTGCAGGAAAACCTGCCGGTAAGCAGCCGGGACTGCCGGTTTAGCTATACCACAGAAACCGTTCCCCGCTGGGAGCTGCAGATATCCGAACAGGGATATTATATTCACGAATCCCAAGGATGTCACTAA